A window from Candidatus Eremiobacterota bacterium encodes these proteins:
- a CDS encoding helix-turn-helix transcriptional regulator produces MAASKVVLDGERIRGLRERRGFSSQSDLALATVTVDPKRGGLGPRTVWDAENGKPVTRRTQLLIARALGVDDCDELLLRSGHQAVRDATRASLPLNAATSAIPFRYGQDRRWLGSAGRAAALCLVFIAGAALVTSWQFGRYETSSPDETGAPIGLDTAVWTVNGPAARAALTNMDAPRARIVQPMLSFSRQRGLGISGIDGTYEQEGIQTVKPFRPPFTVRATVMTTAVNAGAFALLVTSADGGRGVSLTGGKGANDVFTGLTYQSPSGPGTHWRLRGKLSEPRAPSLNVWYQLAIAVDASGNATLSAAPQGTEARSSTLRALGTGPFYVLLSQGSGAYGSGPNQAYWRSITITGRDTVVALRFRREAPRVAELARYLR; encoded by the coding sequence ATGGCAGCAAGCAAAGTCGTGCTCGACGGTGAACGCATCCGGGGGCTGAGAGAACGCCGCGGGTTCTCGTCGCAGAGCGACCTCGCGCTGGCGACGGTGACCGTCGACCCGAAGCGGGGCGGGTTGGGACCGCGAACGGTGTGGGATGCCGAGAACGGGAAGCCCGTCACGCGCCGGACGCAGCTGCTCATCGCGAGAGCGCTCGGCGTCGACGACTGCGACGAGCTGCTGCTTCGGAGCGGTCACCAGGCGGTACGGGACGCGACGCGAGCTTCGTTGCCGCTGAACGCGGCGACATCGGCGATCCCGTTTCGGTATGGGCAAGACCGAAGATGGCTCGGGAGCGCCGGCCGCGCCGCCGCGCTCTGCTTGGTTTTCATTGCCGGTGCCGCGTTGGTGACATCATGGCAGTTCGGTCGTTACGAAACTTCTTCGCCCGACGAGACCGGAGCGCCGATCGGACTCGACACCGCCGTTTGGACGGTGAACGGCCCAGCGGCGCGAGCGGCGCTCACGAACATGGACGCGCCGCGCGCGCGAATCGTTCAGCCGATGCTATCGTTCTCGCGGCAGCGCGGGCTCGGCATCAGTGGGATCGACGGGACGTACGAACAGGAAGGGATTCAGACCGTCAAGCCGTTCCGGCCGCCATTCACGGTGCGAGCGACCGTCATGACCACAGCCGTCAACGCCGGTGCGTTTGCGCTGCTCGTCACGAGCGCCGACGGAGGGCGCGGTGTCTCGCTGACCGGCGGAAAGGGCGCAAACGACGTGTTCACCGGGCTCACATACCAGAGCCCTAGCGGTCCGGGAACACATTGGAGGCTCCGCGGAAAGCTCTCGGAGCCGCGAGCGCCCTCGCTCAACGTCTGGTATCAGCTCGCGATCGCGGTCGATGCGTCGGGGAATGCGACGCTGAGCGCGGCGCCGCAGGGGACCGAAGCGCGCAGCAGCACGCTGCGCGCGCTCGGCACGGGACCGTTCTACGTCCTGCTCTCGCAAGGTTCGGGCGCGTATGGTTCCGGCCCGAATCAAGCCTACTGGCGGTCGATCACGATCACCGGTCGCGACACGGTCGTGGCGCTCCGGTTTCGCCGCGAAGCGCCTCGCGTCGCCGAACTCGCGCGCTACCTGCGGTAG